A portion of the Malania oleifera isolate guangnan ecotype guangnan chromosome 3, ASM2987363v1, whole genome shotgun sequence genome contains these proteins:
- the LOC131151405 gene encoding uncharacterized protein LOC131151405, which produces MRRARTREIIPFDPEIERTFRALRKKKVLAMENGQQNEQPRALHDYIRLVVSDNYSGIRRQTINANNFELKPALISIAQQAQFSGSPLDDPNIHLTMFLKICDTIKINGVTEDTIKLRLFPFSLRVKARVYVASGGTLMSKTLEGATSLLEEMISITFQWPTEGTMAKKVAGIHELESFGALSAQVASLSHQISALTT; this is translated from the exons atgcgtcGTGCTAGAACCCGTGAAATTATTCCCTTTGATCCGGAGATTGAAAGAACTTTCAGAGCACTAAGAAAGAAGAAGGTACTAGCCATGGAGAACGGACAACAGAATGAGCAACCACGTGCCTTGCACGATTATATACGACTAGTTGTGAGTGACAACTACTCGGGTATTAGACGCCAaaccattaatgccaacaattttgagctcaaacccgctTTGATCAGCATAGCGCAACAAGCGCAATTCagtggatcaccacttgatgatcccaatattcaTTTGACGATGTTTTTGAAAATTTGCGACACTataaagatcaatggtgttactgaagacaccattaaaCTGagattatttcctttttctttgagggtcaaggcaagag TTTATGttgcatctgggggaactttgatgtcaaagacactcGAGGGTGCTACTTCTCTTTTGGAAGAGATGATCTCAATTACCTTTCAATGGCCAACCGAaggaactatggctaagaaagttgctggaattcatgaattggagtcGTTTGGTGCcctttcagctcaagttgcttctctatCCCATCAGATTTCAGCTTTGACAACCTAG